From Eptesicus fuscus isolate TK198812 chromosome 13, DD_ASM_mEF_20220401, whole genome shotgun sequence, the proteins below share one genomic window:
- the DCUN1D5 gene encoding DCN1-like protein 5 isoform X5: MCDCTEKLQNKFDFLRSQLNDISSFKNIYRYAFDFARDKDQRSLDIDTAKSMLALLLGRTWPLFSVFYQYLEQSKYRVMNKDQWYNVLEFSRTVHTDLSNYDEDGAWPVLLDEFVEWQKVRQIS; the protein is encoded by the exons gtgTGACTGCACAGAAAAATTACAGAACAAATTTGACTTTTTGCGCTCACAGTTGAATGATATTTCTTCGTTTAAGAATATCTACAGATACGCCTTTGATTTTGCAAGG gATAAAGATCAGAGAAGTCTTGACATTGATACTGCTAAATCTATGTTAGCTCTTCTGCTTGGGAGGACATGGCCACTGTTTTCAGTATTTTACCAGTACCTGGAG cAATCAAAGTATCGTGTTATGAATAAAGATCAGTGGTACAATGTATTAGAATTCAGCAGAACAGTCCATACTGATCTTAGTAACTATGATGAAGATGGTGCTT gGCCCGTTCTTCTTGATGAATTTGTTGAGTGGCAAAAAGTCCGTCAAATATCATAG